The following proteins are co-located in the Micromonospora viridifaciens genome:
- a CDS encoding DUF3105 domain-containing protein — protein MSRRWWGTLVSVVVTTLSVITMSSLGAGVLLGLSREDRALPCDRVPGTPEPFEGNRHIPYEGAPHEAYRTMPPTSGPHSPRVVVPGIYRDPVPEELQVHVLEHGHVLVQYAPDVSADDVRALERLGRRHPRDTVVAPYPALGHGIGLTGWQRLHRLDTLDEQAVEEFISRVAGRYDHGWQDGATDCLEP, from the coding sequence ATGAGCCGTCGTTGGTGGGGCACGCTGGTCAGCGTCGTGGTCACCACGTTGAGCGTGATCACCATGTCCAGCCTCGGCGCCGGGGTGCTGCTCGGTCTGTCCCGGGAGGACAGGGCGCTGCCCTGCGACCGGGTGCCCGGCACACCGGAACCGTTCGAGGGCAACCGGCACATCCCCTACGAGGGCGCGCCGCACGAGGCGTACCGCACCATGCCGCCCACCTCGGGGCCGCACTCGCCCCGGGTGGTCGTCCCCGGCATCTACCGCGACCCGGTGCCCGAGGAACTCCAGGTGCACGTCCTGGAACACGGGCACGTGCTGGTGCAGTACGCCCCCGACGTCTCCGCCGACGACGTGCGCGCGTTGGAGCGCCTCGGCCGGCGGCACCCCCGGGACACCGTCGTGGCCCCCTACCCGGCGCTGGGACACGGTATCGGCCTCACCGGCTGGCAGCGGCTGCACCGCCTCGACACCCTGGACGAGCAGGCCGTCGAGGAGTTCATCAGCCGGGTGGCGGGCCGCTACGACCACGGCTGGCAGGACGGCGCGACGGACTGCCTGGAACCCTGA
- a CDS encoding HesA/MoeB/ThiF family protein, with translation MRRPRIKGIHKPVRLSPTLINIGGRQLGIGAEIDDEDGSLWSLLGLMDGTRTRPEIIAALTAERPDLATEEAADALQTIIDAGYVEDAAAPPPASLSPAEIGRYDRALTYYAWVDLTPRPSRFHAQARLKASRATVVGLGGTGSAVAAALVAAGVGDVHCVDFDRVEPGNLTRQLLYTEQDVGASKLTTAVRRLRELNSQVMVTGEETRVDSTETMARLMRDRDLLVLCADQPRHTICEWTNTAALRTGTPWMLAQYAGPMAVVGLFVPGQTCCQACLPSVGDRLREHYGAEPQELFPFTGQAVIAPSANLTGHLAALDAVYHLAGIPTSTRGLMFHLSLTDLTYHYTARPRPGRKCETCGWLEEDR, from the coding sequence ATGCGACGACCACGGATCAAGGGAATTCACAAACCGGTGCGGCTGAGCCCCACACTGATCAACATCGGTGGGCGACAATTGGGCATCGGCGCTGAGATCGACGACGAGGACGGCAGCCTGTGGTCGTTGCTGGGTCTCATGGACGGCACCCGGACCCGCCCCGAGATAATTGCCGCGCTGACCGCCGAGCGGCCCGACCTGGCCACCGAGGAAGCAGCCGACGCGCTCCAGACGATCATCGACGCGGGCTATGTGGAGGATGCGGCGGCGCCCCCACCGGCGAGCCTGAGCCCGGCGGAGATCGGGCGGTACGACCGCGCGCTCACCTACTACGCCTGGGTGGACCTGACCCCGCGCCCGTCCCGGTTCCACGCGCAGGCCCGGCTGAAGGCCAGCCGGGCGACGGTGGTCGGCCTCGGCGGCACCGGCTCCGCAGTCGCCGCCGCGCTGGTCGCCGCTGGGGTCGGGGACGTGCACTGCGTCGACTTCGACCGCGTGGAGCCGGGCAACCTGACCCGGCAGCTGCTCTACACCGAGCAGGACGTCGGCGCGTCGAAGCTCACCACCGCCGTGCGGCGACTGCGCGAGCTCAACTCGCAGGTGATGGTCACCGGCGAGGAGACCCGCGTCGACTCCACCGAGACGATGGCGCGGCTCATGCGCGACCGGGACCTGCTGGTGCTCTGCGCCGACCAGCCTCGGCACACCATCTGCGAGTGGACCAACACCGCCGCCCTGCGCACCGGCACACCCTGGATGCTCGCCCAGTACGCCGGACCGATGGCCGTGGTCGGCCTGTTCGTACCCGGGCAGACCTGCTGCCAGGCCTGCCTGCCCAGCGTCGGTGACCGGCTCCGCGAGCACTACGGCGCCGAACCGCAGGAGCTGTTCCCGTTCACCGGGCAGGCGGTGATCGCCCCGTCGGCCAACCTCACCGGCCACCTGGCCGCCCTCGACGCCGTCTACCACCTCGCCGGCATCCCCACCAGCACCCGCGGCCTGATGTTCCACCTCAGCCTCACCGACCTGACCTACCACTACACGGCGCGCCCCCGGCCCGGCCGCAAGTGCGAGACGTGCGGCTGGCTCGAGGAGGACCGGTGA